From the Leptospirales bacterium genome, one window contains:
- a CDS encoding class I SAM-dependent methyltransferase, with protein MAPKKKHAHKNNYYNDIALKLASEVFGVEHLHYGYFKGIQANIENLPRAQDAYLKNLLSFIPRKGVKRIFDVGCGAGGAAAALVKRGYQLVCLAPDPYLIEKTRQRTANKVQTITDLYENVEDEVPGASMDLILMSESCQYVNVDAGFANHRRFLRPGGYLLVADFFRTRPADERNPSKSGHMLGPFLEAAQRSGFQLLRQQDITEAVAPTMDLYQSFITNRIFPVVEALLELLRRALPRTFAVFRFFLGKRASALQSKYQKQGAALFKEYKRYMVFLFQLSANS; from the coding sequence ATGGCCCCAAAAAAGAAACACGCACACAAGAACAACTACTACAACGACATTGCTCTGAAGCTGGCCAGCGAAGTCTTCGGCGTCGAACACTTGCACTATGGCTACTTCAAAGGGATCCAGGCGAACATTGAAAACCTGCCTCGCGCGCAAGACGCCTATCTCAAGAATTTGCTGAGCTTTATTCCCAGGAAAGGCGTCAAGAGGATCTTCGATGTCGGCTGCGGCGCGGGGGGAGCGGCAGCGGCGCTGGTGAAGCGCGGCTACCAGCTGGTCTGCCTGGCGCCGGATCCATATTTGATTGAAAAGACGCGACAGCGGACGGCCAACAAGGTACAAACCATCACCGACCTCTACGAGAATGTCGAGGATGAGGTTCCTGGAGCGTCAATGGACTTGATCCTGATGTCGGAGTCATGCCAGTACGTAAACGTTGACGCCGGCTTTGCCAACCACCGCCGCTTCTTGAGGCCGGGCGGCTATCTCCTGGTTGCCGACTTTTTCCGGACCAGGCCGGCCGATGAACGCAATCCCAGTAAGTCGGGTCATATGCTGGGGCCCTTTCTGGAGGCCGCACAGCGCAGCGGATTTCAGCTGTTGCGCCAGCAGGACATCACCGAGGCGGTAGCGCCTACAATGGATCTCTACCAGTCCTTCATTACCAATCGAATCTTTCCGGTCGTTGAGGCGCTGCTGGAACTCCTGCGTCGCGCGCTGCCGCGCACATTTGCCGTATTTCGTTTTTTTCTGGGCAAGCGCGCGTCCGCGTTGCAAAGCAAATACCAGAAACAGGGCGCAGCGCTATTCAAGGAATATAAACGTTACATGGTATTTTTGTTTCAGCTTTCCGCCAATTCCTGA
- a CDS encoding MAPEG family protein, with the protein MNPSLLYLIAVCLWFMLLGLAVVSWRGLAVLGRKKRINQFPGGVQHGGDAYWRLNRAHANTAENLPLFGAVVLVGNISGAAGETFALLALVYWLFRMIQSVIHVSSGSEIAVTLRFSAYFVQQICVLLMVFQILRHAALI; encoded by the coding sequence ATGAATCCTTCTCTCCTATACCTGATCGCGGTTTGTCTCTGGTTCATGCTGCTTGGACTGGCGGTGGTCAGCTGGCGGGGCCTTGCCGTCCTCGGTCGCAAAAAACGCATCAATCAGTTCCCGGGCGGAGTACAGCATGGCGGCGACGCCTACTGGCGCCTGAATCGCGCCCATGCCAACACTGCCGAAAACTTGCCGCTCTTTGGCGCCGTTGTGCTTGTGGGCAATATCAGCGGCGCCGCCGGCGAGACCTTCGCCTTACTGGCCCTGGTTTACTGGTTGTTTCGCATGATCCAATCGGTCATCCACGTTAGCTCCGGTTCGGAAATTGCCGTGACCTTGCGCTTCAGCGCTTACTTCGTACAGCAGATCTGCGTTTTGTTGATGGTCTTCCAGATCTTGCGCCATGCCGCCTTGATCTGA
- a CDS encoding M28 family peptidase, with product MRRERSAHVAALLLLAVFFLLGLLLPGIHWQLQQRSLSASAADGDLARIDALRARRFFVRFNHGSRVSGSRGLRRAGDELLAALAEDDIRGAVRGGQMLLAPAAGFAQLAGLRNILVHLRGQGDGSRALLLMAHYDSAPGSEGANDDGAGVGAIVAALRALKASGRIYRDAAGDLRLQAPVDLMALFTDGEERGLLGARAFLQDDALANRVAAVVNLEARGADGPPLLFELGPGSGGLVRSALRSPAVQFHSLSDPLFGLLPYGTDFAPFKSAGIAGVNLAFIEGPEHYHNALDAVAYSNFASHLALAGAALRIAEDWIANANPQSSMQPDLAGFSLGSGGILLERRSAQVLSLLAASIWLWIAFWHLRRCSAGRMLSLWLSVRWLVPWIVLALCWLLIWRGAQAWLPEFAGRSSGGEICTAKWLKPGLLLALIGLAWRWRLRCPALRQAETARFERALIFGMLALLFSFDGAAAAWLALPLAAGALPAQGALRLASPWRMVAESLALAPLAISLGWLCSLLHFSLALSSMCGWTALPAALLPSLAAGAIAEQQWQRRSALVCILGGAALALGSMLGANVSCPLQDSLIYLQAGGEAQYASCDQPADAFVQSVLGADSAERPPLITAAPLCWPFGRVGASPRFVARGAPPPLLQFQTAPGLLRLRAQSRRAAPHLLLRLQHSSPLELEWSGKRIRLQAPDRWYSPAPGATLLLISDSNLPGGAVELQIRGSVQAIQLIDQSSGLPWGLQPAGRAALPGGRFPWNDGMIVAGPRFALPALAE from the coding sequence ATGCGCCGGGAACGAAGCGCGCACGTCGCGGCCCTGCTGCTGCTGGCGGTCTTTTTTTTGCTTGGGCTTCTTCTGCCTGGAATACACTGGCAGTTGCAACAGCGCTCGCTGAGCGCTTCTGCGGCTGACGGCGATCTGGCCAGAATCGACGCACTGCGCGCCCGCCGATTCTTTGTACGCTTCAATCATGGCTCGCGCGTTTCGGGCAGCCGCGGATTGCGCCGCGCCGGCGATGAGCTGCTTGCGGCCCTGGCAGAGGACGATATTCGAGGAGCAGTGCGCGGCGGTCAGATGCTGCTGGCCCCGGCTGCCGGTTTCGCGCAGCTTGCCGGGCTGCGAAATATTCTGGTCCATCTTCGCGGCCAGGGCGACGGGTCGCGGGCATTGCTATTGATGGCGCACTATGATTCCGCGCCTGGCAGCGAGGGCGCCAATGACGACGGAGCTGGCGTCGGCGCTATTGTTGCTGCCTTGCGCGCCCTGAAGGCAAGCGGGCGGATCTACCGCGACGCGGCCGGAGATTTGCGCCTGCAGGCGCCTGTGGACCTTATGGCGCTTTTTACCGATGGCGAAGAGCGCGGTCTCCTGGGGGCTCGCGCCTTCTTACAGGATGACGCTCTGGCCAATCGCGTAGCGGCCGTCGTCAATCTGGAAGCGCGCGGCGCTGATGGGCCGCCGCTGCTTTTTGAACTTGGCCCCGGCAGCGGCGGTCTGGTGCGCAGCGCCCTGCGATCGCCGGCAGTCCAGTTCCATTCGCTATCCGATCCATTGTTTGGTCTTCTGCCCTACGGCACAGATTTTGCGCCCTTCAAGAGCGCAGGCATCGCCGGCGTCAATCTGGCTTTCATTGAGGGGCCCGAGCACTACCACAATGCCCTCGACGCAGTCGCCTATTCCAACTTTGCATCGCACCTTGCTCTGGCCGGCGCCGCTCTGCGCATTGCTGAGGATTGGATTGCAAATGCGAACCCACAAAGCTCAATGCAGCCCGATCTGGCCGGATTCAGCCTGGGGAGCGGCGGCATTCTGCTGGAGCGTCGCAGTGCTCAAGTACTGAGCCTGCTGGCGGCATCGATCTGGCTCTGGATTGCATTCTGGCATCTGCGGCGCTGCAGCGCGGGCCGCATGCTGTCGCTCTGGCTATCTGTTCGCTGGCTAGTTCCGTGGATTGTTCTAGCGCTATGCTGGTTGCTGATCTGGCGAGGCGCTCAGGCCTGGCTCCCCGAGTTTGCCGGGCGTAGCTCGGGGGGAGAAATATGCACTGCTAAATGGTTGAAACCTGGACTTCTACTGGCCTTGATCGGACTTGCCTGGCGTTGGCGCCTGCGCTGTCCGGCCTTGCGCCAGGCAGAAACGGCGCGCTTCGAACGAGCCCTGATCTTCGGCATGCTGGCCTTGCTTTTCAGCTTTGACGGCGCTGCGGCTGCCTGGCTGGCGCTGCCGCTTGCTGCCGGCGCTCTTCCGGCGCAAGGCGCCCTGCGCCTTGCATCGCCGTGGCGAATGGTCGCCGAAAGCCTCGCCCTGGCGCCGCTGGCAATCAGTCTTGGCTGGCTCTGTTCCCTGCTCCATTTTTCCCTGGCGCTAAGTTCGATGTGCGGTTGGACTGCATTGCCGGCTGCGCTCCTGCCCTCGCTTGCGGCAGGAGCAATTGCCGAGCAGCAATGGCAACGGCGCAGCGCTCTGGTCTGTATCCTGGGAGGCGCGGCGCTTGCTCTGGGCTCGATGCTTGGCGCAAACGTCTCCTGCCCGTTGCAGGACAGCCTGATCTATTTGCAGGCCGGCGGCGAGGCGCAGTACGCCAGTTGTGATCAGCCGGCCGATGCCTTTGTGCAAAGCGTACTTGGCGCCGACTCAGCAGAGCGACCGCCGCTCATTACCGCGGCGCCGTTGTGCTGGCCCTTTGGCCGCGTCGGCGCAAGCCCGCGCTTTGTGGCGCGCGGAGCGCCGCCCCCCTTGCTGCAGTTTCAAACGGCGCCAGGCTTGCTCAGGCTGCGCGCCCAAAGCAGGCGCGCGGCGCCGCACCTCTTGCTGCGACTTCAACACAGTTCGCCGCTGGAATTGGAGTGGTCCGGAAAGAGAATACGCCTGCAGGCCCCAGACCGCTGGTATTCGCCGGCGCCTGGCGCCACCCTGCTGCTGATCAGCGACAGCAACTTGCCGGGCGGCGCCGTTGAGCTGCAGATTCGCGGCAGCGTGCAGGCCATCCAACTGATCGACCAGAGCTCGGGTCTCCCATGGGGCTTGCAGCCTGCCGGCCGTGCTGCGCTGCCAGGCGGCCGTTTTCCCTGGAACGACGGCATGATTGTTGCCGGCCCCAGATTCGCGCTTCCGGCGCTGGCCGAGTAG